Proteins from a genomic interval of Thermodesulfobacteriota bacterium:
- a CDS encoding tetratricopeptide repeat protein, giving the protein MSKLKFAQKTVFFLIIFSVIAIDSGIAQRTVDQLVAQGRAKFENGDYQGSILDFTKAIEIDPNDATLYA; this is encoded by the coding sequence ATGAGTAAACTAAAATTTGCACAAAAAACAGTATTTTTCTTGATTATATTCTCAGTTATAGCAATTGATTCAGGTATTGCTCAAAGGACAGTGGATCAACTGGTAGCCCAGGGTAGGGCAAAGTTTGAAAATGGCGACTATCAGGGTTCAATTCTAGATTTTACTAAAGCAATCGAGATAGACCCTAATGATGCCACCCTATATGC
- a CDS encoding TfoX/Sxy family protein, producing the protein MAKRISNIFSDDKNIGEKKMFGGIAYMYKDHMCVGIVDDMLMVRVGSEQYEKALSEKYVRPMDFTGKPMKGYVYVEPKAIKSEKSLRTWIDKGIAFANTLPPKKPRK; encoded by the coding sequence TTGGCGAAAAGAATAAGCAACATATTTTCAGACGATAAAAATATAGGCGAGAAGAAGATGTTCGGGGGCATTGCCTACATGTATAAGGATCATATGTGTGTTGGGATTGTGGACGATATGCTCATGGTAAGGGTCGGATCAGAACAATATGAGAAAGCCCTATCTGAGAAATATGTTAGGCCGATGGACTTTACAGGAAAACCTATGAAAGGATATGTATACGTCGAACCCAAAGCTATAAAATCTGAAAAGAGCCTTCGCACGTGGATTGATAAAGGAATAGCATTTGCAAACACCCTCCCCCCAAAAAAGCCAAGGAAGTAG
- a CDS encoding AAA family ATPase — protein MGDQNTTSNINFHLTSITFNDGTKLDLHPNDIVVIVGPNNSGKSVSLREILNSIEYSDGRLPKNIVLEIESARSGSPDDVIAWLESHNKKEIHNSAVEYVGLDARVNEAFVEYAWLRQSDLESLTRFFCNFISTEERLQATKPVKNIDISRDSRNKPIQLLLDDINFEKNLSKKTQEAFDIPFFLNRWQGNMLSLLVGNPPAGEPWTREYSNKLSQIPEISEQGDGIRSFIGCVLELSIPRYFITMIDEPEAFLHPSSARILGRILAKDKRDNKQLFIATHSVDLLRGLLDAGTGNLRIIRITRDDDKNPIRELNPDDIELLWSDSLLRSSNILDGLFHEKVVVCESDSDSRFYSALSDSILDLSPGKYRPDVMFVSVGGKHRIHVVIKALMALGVDVRVIADFDILKEKNDIKHLVEAFGGNWNDFNSDWTKVSTSLNLISPPLNVNQTKQEIDKILESQKNPYLDEDSLTKIKDKLKMVSPWAYVKQSGKTAISSGDATGNYIDLEQKLRALGLFIVEVGELERFVPLVGGHGPAWVNKVLEKDLATDPELEIAREFIKKVLDLE, from the coding sequence ATGGGCGATCAAAATACTACTAGTAATATAAATTTTCACCTTACTAGTATTACTTTTAATGACGGAACTAAATTAGATCTACATCCTAATGATATTGTAGTAATAGTAGGACCAAATAATTCAGGCAAATCTGTATCTCTTAGAGAAATACTCAATTCAATAGAGTACTCAGATGGCCGATTACCAAAGAATATTGTCTTGGAGATTGAAAGTGCGCGTTCTGGATCTCCAGACGATGTTATTGCTTGGCTTGAAAGTCATAATAAAAAAGAGATTCATAATTCTGCAGTAGAATATGTGGGTCTTGATGCTAGAGTAAATGAAGCATTTGTAGAATATGCTTGGTTAAGACAGAGTGATCTTGAAAGTTTAACAAGATTCTTTTGTAATTTTATATCTACTGAAGAACGTCTACAGGCAACCAAACCTGTTAAGAATATAGATATTTCAAGAGACTCACGAAATAAACCCATTCAACTACTTCTTGATGATATTAATTTTGAAAAAAATTTAAGTAAAAAAACTCAGGAAGCATTCGATATTCCATTTTTTTTAAATCGTTGGCAGGGAAATATGCTATCACTCCTTGTAGGTAATCCGCCTGCAGGGGAACCTTGGACTAGAGAATATTCAAATAAATTATCACAGATCCCAGAAATTTCAGAGCAGGGTGATGGAATTAGAAGCTTCATAGGATGCGTTTTAGAATTGTCCATACCCCGTTATTTTATCACAATGATAGATGAGCCTGAAGCCTTTTTACATCCCTCGAGTGCAAGAATATTAGGCAGAATCTTAGCAAAGGATAAACGTGATAATAAGCAATTATTTATAGCGACCCATAGTGTCGATCTACTTAGAGGGTTGTTGGATGCAGGTACTGGTAACTTAAGAATCATACGAATCACTAGAGATGATGATAAGAATCCAATTAGAGAACTAAATCCAGATGATATTGAATTACTATGGAGTGATTCTTTGTTAAGATCATCTAATATACTAGATGGATTGTTTCACGAGAAAGTAGTAGTTTGTGAGAGTGATTCAGATAGCAGGTTTTACTCGGCTTTATCAGATTCAATTCTCGATTTATCCCCAGGTAAATATCGTCCCGATGTTATGTTTGTAAGTGTTGGTGGCAAACATCGTATCCATGTAGTTATCAAAGCACTAATGGCCTTAGGTGTAGATGTAAGAGTCATAGCCGATTTTGATATATTGAAAGAGAAAAACGATATCAAACATTTAGTAGAAGCTTTTGGAGGAAATTGGAACGATTTTAATAGTGATTGGACTAAAGTAAGCACTTCATTAAACCTAATATCTCCTCCCCTAAATGTAAATCAGACTAAGCAAGAAATTGATAAAATTCTTGAATCTCAAAAGAACCCTTACTTAGACGAGGATTCGCTAACTAAAATTAAAGATAAGCTCAAAATGGTATCACCTTGGGCGTATGTTAAACAAAGTGGTAAAACTGCGATCAGTTCGGGAGATGCAACTGGAAATTATATCGATCTAGAACAGAAACTTAGAGCATTAGGATTGTTTATAGTTGAAGTTGGAGAATTAGAAAGATTTGTTCCGCTTGTAGGTGGTCATGGCCCTGCATGGGTAAACAAAGTTCTAGAAAAAGATTTAGCGACGGATCCAGAGCTTGAGATTGCACGTGAATTTATTAAAAAAGTCTTAGACCTTGAATAA
- a CDS encoding sodium:solute symporter, whose translation MNYLDWIVIAIYISFLIGLSFYLSRGQKSVEDYYLGGRTVPWWAIGVSTMATQLGAISFISAPAFVALKPGGGLKWIGFEFAVPLAMVFIMIVLIPVIHGTGAVSLYAYLERRFDSSTRVVVSSIFQISRALATGVGIYAIGIVLSAILNVPLTPTIIIIGFVTIIYDVLGGIKAVIYTDVIQMLVLTLGILITGLTAYFLIGGWENLLTGFEAERLQMLNLNSHGFGDGEDFSFWALVVGGFFLYVAYYGCDQSQIQREMSAKNLDEAKRSLMLNGIARVLIVAAYLTMGLLIGAYALQSETFLSLIPDGSYDYMVPTFVLNYLPHGVIGFIVVALIAAFMSSLDSAINSLSAATMRDIYQKFINADASESHNFMMSRVLTVFWGVICTGFAFLVGGISDTVIEAINKVGSLFYGPILAAFVLGIMFRATTANGVKLGVLCGVLVNFVLWIGFPEVSWLWWNAAGCLSAIFIGLIWSSILPGKKQVPHSLLYLPKADSKWKWRYLFLIVYFFFIIIVTYIIQTFWLT comes from the coding sequence ATGAACTATTTAGACTGGATTGTAATAGCAATCTATATTAGTTTTCTAATCGGACTCAGCTTTTATTTGAGCAGGGGACAAAAAAGCGTTGAGGACTATTATCTAGGCGGAAGAACAGTGCCTTGGTGGGCTATAGGAGTCTCTACCATGGCTACGCAGCTAGGTGCAATCAGCTTTATCTCCGCTCCTGCGTTTGTTGCGCTTAAACCAGGTGGCGGTCTTAAATGGATAGGTTTTGAATTCGCTGTTCCGCTTGCGATGGTATTTATTATGATTGTGCTTATCCCAGTAATTCACGGCACCGGCGCTGTTAGTCTATATGCTTATCTAGAGCGGCGTTTTGATTCCTCCACAAGAGTAGTCGTGAGCTCAATCTTTCAAATAAGCAGGGCCCTTGCAACCGGTGTGGGGATTTATGCAATCGGCATTGTTCTCTCTGCAATATTAAATGTTCCGCTTACTCCAACAATAATAATTATAGGCTTTGTAACAATAATTTACGATGTGCTTGGCGGCATAAAGGCGGTTATTTACACAGATGTAATTCAGATGCTGGTTTTAACTTTAGGAATTCTGATAACGGGACTTACAGCATATTTTCTGATCGGAGGATGGGAAAATTTGCTGACCGGGTTTGAAGCAGAGCGGCTGCAAATGCTAAATCTCAACTCACACGGATTTGGTGATGGAGAGGATTTTAGTTTCTGGGCGCTGGTAGTTGGCGGGTTCTTTTTATATGTCGCCTATTACGGTTGTGATCAGAGCCAGATTCAAAGAGAAATGAGCGCTAAAAACCTTGATGAGGCAAAGCGCTCACTTATGCTAAACGGTATTGCGCGCGTGCTGATTGTCGCGGCATATCTGACCATGGGACTTTTAATAGGAGCATATGCGCTTCAAAGTGAGACTTTTTTAAGCCTTATCCCAGATGGCAGTTATGACTATATGGTTCCGACATTTGTACTTAACTACCTACCGCACGGTGTTATTGGTTTTATTGTAGTTGCTTTAATTGCCGCGTTTATGTCCAGTCTAGACTCTGCTATTAACTCCCTTAGCGCAGCCACAATGAGGGATATATATCAAAAATTCATAAATGCTGATGCCTCTGAAAGCCATAATTTTATGATGTCCCGAGTGCTTACAGTTTTTTGGGGAGTTATTTGTACTGGGTTTGCTTTTTTGGTGGGCGGTATTTCTGATACGGTGATTGAAGCGATTAATAAAGTAGGCTCACTTTTCTATGGGCCGATCCTGGCAGCTTTTGTGCTTGGAATAATGTTTAGGGCAACTACTGCTAACGGGGTTAAGCTAGGAGTGTTGTGCGGAGTATTGGTAAATTTCGTATTATGGATTGGTTTCCCCGAGGTATCGTGGCTATGGTGGAACGCCGCCGGGTGCTTATCCGCAATATTTATAGGCCTAATCTGGAGTTCAATATTGCCCGGCAAAAAACAGGTTCCTCATAGTTTGTTGTATCTGCCTAAGGCTGATTCAAAATGGAAGTGGAGATATCTGTTTCTGATTGTATACTTTTTCTTTATAATTATTGTGACGTACATTATACAAACATTTTGGCTCACGTAG
- a CDS encoding TIGR00725 family protein — translation MSSGRKKIIGVIGAGDAGQKDLETAQAVGEEIAKSGYTLLCGAMGGVMEAASRGAKSQNGTTIGIVPGSTKTECNEFIDYAVVTGMGHARNLIVAGSSDAIIAIGGSFGTLSEIAFALRLEIPIIGLGTWDVSEDITKAKDPKEAVHMAAGLIGPGN, via the coding sequence ATGAGCTCTGGAAGGAAAAAGATTATAGGCGTGATCGGGGCCGGTGATGCGGGACAAAAGGATTTGGAAACTGCACAGGCCGTTGGTGAGGAAATAGCCAAAAGCGGGTACACGCTTTTATGCGGCGCTATGGGCGGCGTGATGGAAGCAGCATCTCGGGGAGCAAAATCACAAAACGGGACTACTATTGGCATTGTCCCCGGAAGCACGAAGACTGAATGTAATGAGTTCATAGACTACGCTGTAGTTACAGGAATGGGACACGCCAGAAATCTGATAGTTGCCGGATCATCAGACGCCATTATTGCAATAGGAGGAAGCTTCGGTACATTATCAGAAATAGCCTTCGCATTAAGACTTGAAATTCCAATCATAGGACTTGGCACCTGGGATGTATCTGAAGATATTACAAAAGCGAAAGATCCCAAAGAGGCAGTGCATATGGCTGCTGGGCTTATTGGCCCTGGTAATTAG
- a CDS encoding LysM peptidoglycan-binding domain-containing M23 family metallopeptidase, which translates to MALVISYSCGKSAPPKPSVPPPTDPQVQKCLPADFQTVTSYSYHTLELGETLYRVSKMYNTTVNDLIEVNGIDDHTDIPVGTRLRIPGAVVSGQGLIWPVSGRISSRYGMRWGRMHEGIDIAAPKGTPIRAAANGLIVASGSNLKGYSGYGRIIIIDHGNGMRTLYAHNSKNRVNSGSCIRTGEVIGEVGSTGRSTGNHLHFEVRKNGRPVNPSNYLP; encoded by the coding sequence TTGGCCCTGGTAATTAGCTATTCCTGCGGAAAAAGTGCGCCGCCAAAACCCTCAGTACCACCTCCAACTGATCCCCAGGTACAAAAATGTCTTCCCGCAGATTTTCAGACAGTTACTAGCTACAGCTATCACACCCTAGAGCTGGGTGAAACACTTTATAGAGTATCCAAAATGTATAATACGACCGTAAACGATCTCATAGAGGTAAATGGGATTGATGACCATACAGATATTCCAGTAGGCACAAGACTCAGAATCCCAGGGGCTGTTGTAAGCGGACAGGGGCTGATATGGCCTGTTTCAGGCAGGATATCTTCGCGTTATGGAATGAGATGGGGTAGAATGCATGAGGGCATAGACATAGCTGCTCCAAAGGGAACGCCAATAAGGGCCGCTGCAAATGGTCTTATTGTCGCTAGCGGCTCAAATTTAAAAGGATACTCAGGTTACGGTAGAATTATAATCATAGACCACGGAAATGGAATGAGGACACTATATGCACATAACAGTAAAAACAGAGTGAATTCAGGCAGTTGCATAAGAACTGGAGAAGTAATCGGTGAAGTTGGATCAACAGGGAGATCGACCGGAAACCACCTTCATTTTGAAGTTAGAAAAAACGGCAGACCAGTTAATCCCTCAAATTACCTGCCATAA
- a CDS encoding adenine phosphoribosyltransferase → MEELRKHIRDIPGFPKEGIIFHDITPLLQDAKAFQQAVDEMAKLLEGIDIDYLVGIEARGFIFASALAMKLDVGLVVVRKPGKLPYVTINASYDLEYGSDSLEVHRDAIHDGSKVVIIDDLLATGGTAAATGDLIKQLGGEVLGYCFLVELTALGGVKKLEPDTVWSLLKYEE, encoded by the coding sequence ATGGAAGAACTTAGAAAACACATTAGAGATATACCGGGATTTCCAAAAGAAGGCATAATTTTCCATGACATCACGCCCCTTTTGCAAGATGCCAAAGCTTTTCAACAAGCTGTGGATGAAATGGCCAAATTGCTAGAAGGAATAGATATAGACTACTTGGTAGGAATAGAAGCAAGAGGTTTTATATTTGCGTCAGCTCTTGCAATGAAACTAGACGTTGGTCTAGTGGTTGTGAGAAAGCCCGGCAAGCTGCCCTATGTTACAATTAATGCTTCTTATGATTTAGAGTACGGTTCTGACTCGCTCGAAGTTCACAGAGATGCGATACATGACGGAAGTAAAGTAGTTATAATCGATGATCTTCTTGCTACTGGAGGCACTGCTGCTGCAACTGGCGATCTTATAAAACAGCTTGGCGGAGAGGTGCTGGGATACTGCTTTTTGGTTGAACTTACTGCACTTGGAGGGGTTAAAAAACTAGAGCCTGACACAGTTTGGTCTTTGTTAAAGTACGAAGAATGA